The DNA window TGATTCAGGGTTTTTATGAAACtggtcaaacaaaacaagaagcCACATTCTTGACTAGCAATGGGACAACAGAAACTCCATAAACCACAACCTAGTTGATGTATCACCTCAAATTGTAGGAAAAGTGTTGTATTGTTTTGAGAGTGTGACCTGtttgggaaaaaatgtattcaaactgGGTATGAACCTCGTAGAGGATGTAGGAGGATTGGCTGTTTTTGCTCTGAAGAGCACCCTGTCTCTGTTCTTTTTGCCATTCTTCCCAGGTGACCCAGCTCACTCAGATGGAAAAGGGTCATATCTGGTGAAATAGCCACCATCATAGCCCGTACACAATACCATGTGGTCTGAGGTTTGAGTCGGGGCAGTGAGTGTGCatctcttttccctttttgaaaCTGAATGGCAACCCTTCTATAAACAATTACTGTGTTCATTCCTCATGAGTAACCCCTTAAGTATTCCCAGAAATTAGacttttaaatcagattttgttATTCATTATGTCTTCCACACTTTATAGTTTTTTATACTCATGCCTGGTGAAGCATTCTTCTCACTAAATATATAAAAGCTAATACCAAGtattgatcaattaaaaaatttcACTGCATATCAACTACTGAGCTGCACTCTAGCTGTCTGAGTGCTGCTATTAAATTAGTTCAATACATAAATTGTCTGCTTCCAATAGTCCAGTTTACTCATGAAGGTTAGTTAGTTGAAAACTTCATATTTGATTGGATGGCCTAGACAGAGAGATGCATAATATaatggttttttgtttgtttgtttgttttttttttttacagttgtacAGTAAGTGACCAAATGGATCCTGACGccttattacaatttaatgttCTGGGACCTTTGAACATGCCAAAAGCCAGGAATGGACTTATACCAATGGAGGGGGCCTCCCACAATGTACTTACACAACAGATATGTATCTTCTTTTGTCAGtatttcaaatgtgcattccaTACAGTGACTGCCTGCAAGATTTGTGTATTGTGCCTGTTGTTTAGAACCATCTTTTCACATGATAGATCGTTCACAGGATGCCTACAGGTGTTTATAAATAAAGAGGGAAATGACAGAAtgacaggtgaaaattaaattgtgaaattggtGTGAACCAATCCAGTTAGAATTTCTGCCCAGAATAAATGTGAGTAAAAGCATAGGATTgggtaaaaacacacaacaaaaaaatcagtgcAGTATCATggataaggagctggtcttttAACCTGTATTTTGCAgtacccccccagccccccccccccccgctcaggaCCTCACCTGTCCGTCATTAGCCCCGCTGAAGCGCATTGCGCAATAATCGCTCGCCGCACCGAGCTCGCCAGCCgattggaggaggaggggccgaGCGAACATCACGCCGAGCTCGCCAGCCGATTGGAGGAGGAAGGGCCGAGCGAACGTCGCGGCGGCGGAGTGGGACGAGGTCGCGGCGCGGCTCCAAGGTGAGCGGCGTGCCTGGCGTCCGGCTGCACCATGACGTAACGCAAACACAGAACCTGCGCTGTGCCAGACAGTgttctcagacacacacacacacacacacacacaggggcctgCCTGTTTTTGCAGTCCACAAGGCCCTCGTACTTCTGTGAGATTAATATTAAAGGGAAActcccctttttctctcttattTGAACGCTTGTGTTCTTGCTCTAGAATCCTGGTCCTATTTTATGAGATTGTTCTAACCACAAGAGGCAATGCACACCTAACCATGAATGTTAAAttgataagatttttttttctctcactgagACCTCCTTTAAAATGCAGATTAGTATTAATAGTTAACTTCCTTTTTGAAGGAGAACATGTGGACGGAAAATGGGCTCAGCGCTGCGTGTAATTACCTTTTTAACAGTCATTTTGTCTGCGGTCCGGAAAACCACTGTAGTTTAATCTTTAACCTCGTACTCAGAACATTTGGTGAAATATGTACGTACGCCTGCAGAGCGATGGGGGTGATTCGGTTATGCTGGAGAGATAAAGGCCTCTGTACTCCTTCATTCTCAGGCCTGTGGATTCAACGGTTTACCATCTCCAAGCAGTCCTGAATTCCATTAAAACTGTCCGGAGAGCAAAACGCAAACATGGCCTCCCCTTTTCTTCCCTTCCCTTAAACGTGCCCCTGGAATCTGGAAtcacaagcccctccccctgagaAAGGAGTCAGTCTTCCCGTAAGGTCAAAAAATGTGAACTtaccctaccccctccccccctagATACACACCAGATCCTGTACATTAGACTCCTAATGTAGAGCCTGTCATCTCCTCGGCTCAAACAGTGGTAGTTCAGGCATGCAACATTTAGTGCcggtgtcatttttaaaatatgaaattgaaactgaaattcCAGCATGCTTTAAGAttaatttttagtttttagttttttttttccccttaaaatcTATATCTAGTGTGATTTGTGGGGAAACTTTTAGGAATCTTAGGAATTTATCTCGTTGTTTTACTAAGGTCAAAGACTCCGTAAATTATTTAGCCATTGCAAGTTAATCATTATATATTACCCAATCACCCGTTACTGCCCAAGTCACATTTCAATGCATCACAGGACAAACTGTTtagagaaacaaacaaagcatttaTTCTCTTGCTTATAAAGTGACAgagtataaatgtaaaataatggcaGGTAATTACTCAATAAAACATCTCATCTGTAGTTCCAGCTTGACACATAATAAAATCAGACAAAAGTAACAGTTTATTATTGCTATAGCATTGCATCAGTGTTGAGACAGCATTATCAGGTCATGAATGTAAACTGTTCTCGTGTTTTATACAGATACAGGTAGACAGATTACAGAGCGTTGACATTTTTCTATAGACTGATGTCACAAGGGACCACTGAAGAGCTGCGTAGCACTGGCTAAATGCTCCTACACATTCATGGTTAGTGGAGACAGTTATTCCTACTGTGTGTTAACACAAGTGTTTTCATAAACTTCAAGAGTAAATGTAGATTAACTACACAGTACCGGAGTCTGGGTTTGAGAAAccaaataaaacttaaaatggATACACATATCCACCtaaacatatacaaaaaaacacacaatgacacaTATGCTGTTgtgcaaatatatacacacatgcataaacgcACATtgacatacaaaaacattttcacacgactgcacgtgcacacacacacacaaacacatgcacatgcacacatgcacacgcacacacaaaaacacacgcatgtgcgcaaacacacacacacacacacacacatacacacacgcacacgtgcacacacactcacacacacacacacacacacatacaaccactcacacacacacagtggtaaCACACAGAGGATCTCCACACCAATACTGTTGAGGATTCATTAGACCATATACTAGGCAGCACTGCAGGGTTTACAAGGGTTCACATACTTAACCAGAACAGAGAAAAAGCACAGCTAAACCTGAAGATCCCAAATTTCTTGAGTCCCCATTCTCtagatgtgtgtgtacatacatatgtttgtgtgtagccTCCAAAAAACATGAATACTCACTGTAAATATCCATGAACACCTGGATATTTATAGTGATTATTTGGGTTTAAGAGGCTATACACACCATCCTATGACTGCAGTGAGCTACTGTGGATtgtatttaaacacaaaaaaacaacaggaaaaacatCTCTCGCAGAAACCAGCGTCTAGCTTGTGGTTTTCTGTGGGAGGCACGTtcatcagatttaaaaatacaaatctgcCCGGCAGAGAAGTTGGACTGAAATTTTCCTCGTTAATCCAGGATCTGAGCCACTCTTGTTTTCACAAACCCACATTCACTTAAATGTGATCCAAAAGTAGATTTCTTCATACCTTCTGCTATCTACACTGTTTTAAATTGAGCTGGTGTTAATAAAGGGGGTTCACCTGCTAAAGAAGCCGTTTGTTTACCAGTTAGCTTCTCACACACTTGTCCTATTCGACTACCTTAGTAGAGCTATATTGTGGAGATTTCACGCATACAATGCAATTcatgtataatttatataaGGTTATAGACAATccacatattttgaaaatgtatccatcatcattttcattaaaaatctaAAGCAGAGCTAATTTCCAAGTATAGAATATGTATATCTACATCTAAACATTTAAAGGCAATACACAAAGAGACTGTAAACATATCTAATTCCATGATAACAGTTTGTgtgaaaaaaactgcactgcaaGTGCTATGGACCCTGTTATCATCAATAATTCACGAAAGCAGCACGGTCATGCATTATTATGCAGTTACAGACAGTCCATACCGTAACATTGTCCACCATTGTCCAAAtgcataaataacataaaataatataaagtgAGTCACTGGGCCTCCACATCTCTGGTAATAACGATTCGGGGTTCACATTAATTATCTGTAACTGCCTTTCAGAACTATCCCCTCTCTCCAATACCAGACAGCTGCTGCTTATAACATGTCCCTGCTGTCACAAATAAAACCTTTGAGGTGAAAGGTATGCGGAAGCGATGATCGAAAGCATCGGTGTTTGCTccaggttagaggatggagtcTGGACGGAAAGCCTGTCAGTGTTTACTGCAGAGAAGTCACTGAACCATGTCTGCTGGCTCCCTGCAACATCTGTCGACTAACTCATCTTCACCCGGGGACTCCCTGGCCCGAACCCTCCCCAGAATAGCCGTCCCTCCCACCAGGCAGATCAGGCACTGCGCCtggggccccgccttctcacctaGGGCCCCGCCTTCTTGCCTTCCTTTGAGTTCCATTGGTTGGTTTCCAAGCAGAAGAGTCAGAAGGGTGCCAGTGTTTTGGAGGGGCCCccaaatcattattattgttttgcctAGGAGCCCCAAAAGTCTAGGCACGGCTCTGCTCCCCTGACATGCATAAACGATGAATTCCAGAAGAATGCGCCGATCTCGCATGTCTCCTGTGGTACGAAGTCTTATGGAACAGAATTCCCTACTAATAAACCCACCCCCAACCAGGATTAGCAGAAGCCCCTAGCTCTGCCCAGACCCAACTGCTCCTccacagcttcagcttcagctcctcAGACTGCTCGTCCCTCCTCCCGGCCACAGCTGCGTCCCCATTGGTTCAGCACAAAGGTAAAAGGGAGGAAAGGGGGGCAGGGCCTGGTGGCGTCTGAGCCCAGTGGAGGAGACGGACGGGCgaaaggggcggagtcagggcgTGTTCTTCAGCAGGCCCAGTTTCCGCAGGGCCTCTCGGCGGGACTCGTCGGTGGCCCCCCGGCCCGAGAACTGCACCGTGACGCCCTGGTGAAAGAGCGACGGCTTGGAGACGGCCCTCCGCCGGGCCTCGGGCGgcgcgccgccccccccgcgggAGCTGTGGGCGGCGGCCTCCTGCCGCGGCGGTCTCGGGGCCTCGGCGGCCCGGGGCTCCACCCTGTAGGAGTGCGGCCTCGTGGCCAcgcccggctgggcagccgtcGGACGTTGGCTGCTCGCGGCGACCTCGGGCTTGGGGCCGGACGCGTGCGACGGGGTCACCACTTTGCTCTTCCCGCCGTAGCTGTTGAGGTTCGCCGCCGAGCTGCCGTCGCCAGGGAACGGCTCGGCCTTGTGCGAGGGCGGCGCCCAGGCAGCCGCTGGCCTGGCCTTGTTGTCGTGCGGGGCGAAGCTCTCTGAGGAGGTCTCGATCTTGGCTGTTGAAGCGGGTGCTGGAGTCATCGCTCTGGTTTTTCCTCCGCTGCTGCTGAAGTCACTGTGAGAAGCTTCAGTCCGTGCTGCTGTGGTACTGTGAGGCCCACTCTCATAGCTGCTGTGGTGCTGAGACCCCACTGAGGGATTCATGATTATGGTTTTGCCTCCATAGCTGTTATAGTCGACTGGAGGGCCATTGTCAAAAGAGCGCTGTGACACTGGAGCGGGCCTGGCTTCACTGGCAGTGACGTGGTGAGAGTTGGCGTCCATCTTATTTTGTAACATCACTGAAGGATTCACCACTTTGCTTTTTCCTCCAAAGCTGTTGAAGTCGGGCGCAGGGGTGGCGGCGGCGCTGCCATAGTCGCAAACGTCGCTGGAGGACGTTTCGGGATTGGCCGTGGACTGCGGCGCGGGACTGCCGACGACCCTGGACTGCCCGCCGGGCAAACTCCGCTTGTGGACCAGGCCCAGTTTGGAGAGGGCCTCCATCCTGGACTTGTCCGGCGCCGGGTCCTGGAAGGAGTAGCTCCGGTTCGGAGCGTTCCGCGCCAGGCTCTCCTCCGGCTCGGGCGAGTGGGACGCCCCGGTCAGGTTGGCCAGGACCTTCGCCCGGCGCTCGTTGACGTTGACGGCCGCCTTGGCGATGGTCTTGCCGTAGTCCTTGCTGTTGCCCAACATGAAGCTGATGTTGTCCGGGTAGCGGGTGGGCTTGGCCAAAGTGGGAGGGCCCTGTCTGACCGGGCTCTCGGGGGGAGAACTCTGAGACTCGGTGCTCCTCCTGCGGGACAAGATGGAGGAGGCCGTGAGGATGGACCCGCCCCCCTTGTGCTCGGCGATTTTTTGGGCGATGACCACGGGGGTGGGGATGGACCCGGCGGGCTGGTACAGGCTGTGGCTGAAACCGTCCTCGCCGGGGgcgggaggggctggggggggagcgAGGAGGTGAAATTCGGGGGGGAAGTTCTCCCTCGACTCTCGTTTCGCTTTGATCTCAAAATGGGACTCCGGGTTTACGGACACACTCCGAAAATCTGAGAAATAgaagataaatataaaaatataatcttaagggaaatttcacaattaatatacagtacagtcacTTACATTTACTGGGGTAGATATTGATATTGAAAACATCTCAATTTGCTTTCAAAACAGGCACAGAGAAGCCTTGATTCAGTTAATAAATATGATTATAGTTCTTGGACccaatatgtaatatttgctgTATGTTTACATcagaatttatttcatttcatcaaCATCTATGTGTTTTTAAGACATGTGACAGGGGACAGGGTCTGGATCAGATTGGAAATACGCATATATATTATCAATAAAAGTGCCCATTCTTCCCTCATGTATTATAAATTGCGCCAACCAcatcaaagcaaataaaatagtGCAGATGGGAAATAAGAATTCTCCACTATGAAATGGGTTCCATGCTTTTAAATACGCATGCCtaataaactgcattttaaccagttgttaaattgtatattttttgctACAGAATATGAAAATCACGAATGTACTCTGGACACTGGAGTTCAGCAAATGAAATGACTAAACCACCAGTGACCTCACAATAATTTCAGAGAGCAGAAAATGAGCTGTGGTACCTGGGATGGCTGGGTTGAACGGGACGTCCCGAGGCTCAGACTGGACGGGCTGGTTCAGGACCAGATCGATGATGTCCTGCTCTTTGGGGCTGGGGGACCTCTGAGCGCCCGCGGCCGAGACCGGGACTGGGACGG is part of the Anguilla anguilla isolate fAngAng1 chromosome 7, fAngAng1.pri, whole genome shotgun sequence genome and encodes:
- the LOC118231058 gene encoding proline and serine-rich protein 2 — translated: MDFHMPSDPRLHFGLNGSQESSRRNSQNRRPFEDEDEALKFLSLEEKECILFFEETIGSLDDDSEPPGRGLSSGSSTSVDGHSATPSPVPVPVSAAGAQRSPSPKEQDIIDLVLNQPVQSEPRDVPFNPAIPDFRSVSVNPESHFEIKAKRESRENFPPEFHLLAPPPAPPAPGEDGFSHSLYQPAGSIPTPVVIAQKIAEHKGGGSILTASSILSRRRSTESQSSPPESPVRQGPPTLAKPTRYPDNISFMLGNSKDYGKTIAKAAVNVNERRAKVLANLTGASHSPEPEESLARNAPNRSYSFQDPAPDKSRMEALSKLGLVHKRSLPGGQSRVVGSPAPQSTANPETSSSDVCDYGSAAATPAPDFNSFGGKSKVVNPSVMLQNKMDANSHHVTASEARPAPVSQRSFDNGPPVDYNSYGGKTIIMNPSVGSQHHSSYESGPHSTTAARTEASHSDFSSSGGKTRAMTPAPASTAKIETSSESFAPHDNKARPAAAWAPPSHKAEPFPGDGSSAANLNSYGGKSKVVTPSHASGPKPEVAASSQRPTAAQPGVATRPHSYRVEPRAAEAPRPPRQEAAAHSSRGGGGAPPEARRRAVSKPSLFHQGVTVQFSGRGATDESRREALRKLGLLKNTP